One window of the Piliocolobus tephrosceles isolate RC106 chromosome 17, ASM277652v3, whole genome shotgun sequence genome contains the following:
- the SRRM2 gene encoding serine/arginine repetitive matrix protein 2 isoform X2, producing MYNGIGLPTPRGSGTNGYVQRNLSLVRGRRGERPDYKGEEELRRLEAALVKRPNPDILDHERKRRVELRCLELEEMMEEQGYEEQQIQEKVATFRLMLLEKDVNPGGKEETPGQRPAVTETHQLAELNEKKNERLRAAFGISDSYVDGSSFDPQRRAREAKQPAPEPPKPYSLVRESSSSRSPTPKQKKKKKKKDRGRRSESSSPRRERKKSSKKKKHRSESESKKRKHRSPTPKSKRKSKDKKRKRSRSTTPAPKSRRAHRSTSADSASSSDTSRSRSRSAAAKTHTTALTGRSPSPASGRRGEGDAPFSEPGTTNAQRPSSPEPATKQPSSPYEDKDKDKKEKSATRPSPSPERSSTGPEPPAPTPLLAERHGGSPQLLATTPLSQEPVNPPSEASPTRGRSPPKSPEKLPQSSSSESSPPSPQPTKVSRHASSSPESPKPAPAPGSHREISSSPTSKNRSHGRAKRDKSHSHTPSRRMGRSRSPATAKRGRSRSRTPTKRGHSRSRSPQWRRSRSAQRWGRSRSPQRRGRSRSPQRPGWSRSRNTQRRGRSRSARRGRSHSRSPATRGRSRSRTPARRGRSRSRTPARRRSRSRTPTRRRSRSRTPARRGRSRSRTPARRRSRTRSPVRRRSRSRSPARRSGRSRSRTPARRGRSRSRTPARRGRSRSRTPARRSGRSRSRTPARRGRSRSRTPRRGRSRSRSLVRRGRSHSRSPQRRGRSGSSSDRKNKSRTSQRRSRSNSSPEMKKSRISSRRSRSLSSPRSKAKSRLSLRRSLSGSSPCPKQKSQTPPRRSRSGSSQPKAKSRTPHRRSRSSSSPPPKQKSKTPSRQSHSSSSPHSKVKSGTPPRQGSITSPQANEQSVTPQRRSCFESSPDPELKSRTPSRHSCSGSSPPRVKSSTPPRQSPSRSLSPQPKVKAVISPRQRSHSGSSSPSPSRVTSRTTPRQSRSVSPCSNVESRLLPRYSHSRSSSPDTKVKPETPPRQSHSGSVSPHPKVKAQTSPGPSLSGSKSPCPQEKSKDSLVQSCPGSFSLCAGVKSSTPPGESYFGLSSLQLKGQSQTSSDHGSDTSSPEVRQSHSESPSLQSKSQTSPKGGQSRSSSPVTELASRSPIRQDRGELSASPTLKSGMSPELSRFQSDSSSHPAVDSNSLLGQSRLETSESKEKMALLPQEDATASPPRQRDKFSPFPVQDRPESSLVFKDTPRTLSRDRSGAGSSPETKEQNSALPTSSQDEELMEVIEKSEEPTSQVLSHLSSELKEMSASNFESSPEVEERPAVSLTLDQSQSQAALEAVEIPAMASSWGGPQFSPEHKELSNSPLRENSFESSLEFRNSGPLGTEMNTGFSSEVKEDLNRPFVNQLETDPSLDMKEQSTRSSRRSSCELSPDAVEKAGMSSNQSVSSPVLDAVPRTPSRERSSSASSPEMKDGLPRTPSRRSRSGSSPGLRDGSGTPSRHSLSGSSPGMKDIPRTPSRGRSECDSSPEPKALPQTPRPRSRSPSSPELNNKCLTPQRERSGSESSVDQKTVARTPLGQRSRSASSQELDVKPSASPQERSESDSSPDSKAKTRTPLRQRSRSGSSPEVDSKSRPSPRRSRSGSSPEVKDKPRAAPRAQSGSDSSPEPKAPAPRALPRRSRSGSSSKGRGPSPEGSSSTESSPEHPPKSRTARRGSRSSPEPKTKSRTPPRRRSSRSSPELTRKARLSRRSRSASSSPETRSRTPPRRRRSPSVSSPEPVEKSRSSRRRRSASSPRTKTTSRRGRSPSPKPRGLQRSRSRSRREKTRTTRRRDRSGSSQSTSRRRQRSRSRSRVTRRRRGGSGYHSRSPARQESSRTSSRRRRGRSRTPPTSRKRSRSRTSPAPWKRSRSRASPATHRRSRSRTPLISRRRSRSRTSPVSRRRSRSRTSVTRRRSRSRASPVSRRRSRSRTPPVTRRRSRSRTPTTRRRSRSRTPPVTRRRSRSRTPPVTRRRSRSRTSPITRRRSRSRTSPVTRRRSRSRTSPVTRRRSRSRTSPVTRRRSRSRTPPAIRRRSRSRTPLLPRKRSRSRSPLAIRRRSRSRTPRTARGKRSLTRSPPAIRRRSASGSSSDRSRSATPPATRNHSGSRTPPVALNSSRMSCFSRPSMSPTPLDRCRSPGMLEPLGSSRTPMSVLQQAGGSMMDGPGPRIPDHQRTSVPENHAQSRIALALTAISLGTARPPPSMSAAGLAARMSQVPAPVPLMSLRTAPAANLASRIPAASAAAMNLASARTPAIPTPVNLADTRTPAAAAAMNLASPRTAVAPSAVNLADPRTPTAPAVNLAGARTPAALAALSLTGSGTPPTAANYPSSSRTPQAPASANLVGPRSAHATAPVNIAGSRTAAALAPASLSSARMAPTLSGANLTSPRVPLSAYERVSGRTSPPLLDRARSRTPPSAPSQSRMTSERAPSPSSRMGQAPSQSLLPPAQDQPRSPVPSAFSDQSRSLIAQTTPVAGSQSLSSGAVAMTTSSAGDHNGMLSVPAPGVPHSEVGEPPASTGAQQPSALAALQPAKERRSSSSSSSSSSSSSSSSSSSSSSSSSGSSSSDSEGSSLPVQPEVALKRVPSPTPAPKEAVREGRPPEPTPAKRKRRSSSSSSSSSSSSSSSSSSSSSSSSSSSSSSSSSSSSSSSSSSPSPAKPGTQALPKPASPKKPPPGERRSRSPRKPIDSLRDSRSLSYSPVERRRPSPQPSPRDQQSSSERGSRRGQRGDSRSPSHKRRRETPSPRPMRHRSSRSP from the exons ATGTACAACGGGATCGGGCTGCCGACGCCCCGGGGCAGCGGCACCAACGGCTACGTCCAGCGCAACCTGTCCCTGGTGCGGGGCCGCCGGGGTGAGCGGCCTGACTACAAGGGAGAGGAGGAACTGCGGCGCCTGGAGGCTGCCCTGGTGAAGCGGCCTAATCCTGACATCCTGGACCACGAGCGCAAGCGGCGCGTCGAGCTGCGATGCCTCGAGCTGGAGGAGATGATGGAAGAGCAGGG GTACGAGGAACAGCAAATTCAGGAGAAAGTGGCGACCTTTCGACTCATGTTGCTGGAGAAGGATGTGAACCCTGGGGGCAAGGAGGAGACCCCAGGGCAGAGGCCAGC GGTCACGGAGACTCACCAGTTGGCAGAATTGAATGAGAAGAAGAATGAAAGACTCCGTGCTGCCTTTGGCATCAGTGATTCTTACGTAGATGGCAGCTCTTTTGATCCTCAGCGTCGTGCCCGAGAAGCTAAACAGCCAGCTCCTGAGCCTCCCAAACCTTACAG CCTTGTTCGGGAGTCTAGCAGTTCTCGCTCACCAACCCCaaagcagaagaagaaaaaaaagaagaaagatagagGACG CAGGTCAGAGAGCAGCTCTCCTCGacgggagagaaagaaaagctcaAAGAAGAAGAAGCACAG GTCAGAATCTGAGTCCAAGAAACGTAAGCATAG GTCTCCCACTCCAAAGAGCAAACGTAAATCTAAGGACAAAAAGCGAAAGCG GTCTCGAAGTACAACACCAGCCCCCAAGAGCCGCCGGGCCCACCGTTCAACTTCTGCTGACTCTGCTTCCTCCTCTGATACTTCCCGCAGTCG GTCTCGAAGTGCTGCAGCTAAAACTCATACAACTGCATTGACTGGGCGAAGTCCTTCCCCTGCTTCAGGGCGACGAGGGGAGGGAGATGCACCTTTCAGTGAACCAGGTACTACCAACGCACAACGGCCTAGTAGCCCGGAGCCTGCTACAAAACAGCCTAGCAGCCCTTATGAAGACAAAGATAAAGACAAGAAGGAG AAATCTGCAACTCGACCTAGCCCCTCTCCGGAAAGGAGCAGCACAGGCCCAGAACCACCTGCTCCCACTCCGCTCCTTGCTGAGCGACATGGCGGCTCCCCACAACTCCTTGCAACAACCCCCTTAAGCCAGGAGCCAGTGAACCCCCCATCTGAGGCCTCTCCCACTCGGGGCCGTTCACCACCTAAGTCTCCTGAGAAACTTCCCCAGTCTTCTTCCTCAGAGAGCAGCCCACCATCCCCTCAACCTACCAAAGTTTCTCGGCATGCCAGCTCTTCCCCAGAAAGTCCTAAACCTGCTCCAGCTCCGGGGTCCCACCGAGAGATTTCTTCTTCTCCCACATCCAAGAATCGCTCACATGGCCGAGCAAAACGGGATAAATCACATTCTCATACCCCTTCCCGTAGGATGGGGAGGTCCCGTAGCCCTGCCACCGCTAAGAGAGGGCGATCTCGGTCTCGAACCCCTACAAAGAGAGGTCATTCTCGATCCCGATCTCCCCAGTGGCGTAGGTCCAGGTCTGCACAGAGGTGGGGAAGATCCAGAAGCCCCCAGCGACGTGGCCGCTCTAGGTCTCCTCagcgaccaggctggtctaggaGCAGAAATACCCAGAGAAGAGGCAGGTCTAGGTCAGCAAGGCGAGGGAGGTCCCACTCTAGATCCCCAGCCACTCGGGGCAGATCTCGTTCTAGAACACCAGCCCGGCGGGGCAGGTCACGCTCTAGAACACCTGCCAGGCGGAGATCACGATCCAGAACACCCACCAGGCGTAGATCTCGGTCTAGAACACCAGCCCGGAGGGGCAGGTCTCGGTCTAGAACACCTGCTAGGCGCAGATCTAGGACCCGATCGCCAGTACGACGGAGGTCTCGTAGTAGATCACCAGCCAGGAGAAGTGGCAGGTCACGCTCTAGAACCCCAGCTAGACGTGGCCGCTCACGCTCCAGAACCCCAGCCAGACGTGGCCGCTCACGCTCTAGAACCCCAGCTAGACGCAGTGGTCGCTCACGCTCCAGAACACCAGCCAGGAGAGGGAGGTCTCGATCTAGGACACCAAGACGAGGAAGATCCCGCAGTAGAAGCTTAGTTAGACGTGGAAGATCTCACTCTAGATCACCTCAAAGAAGAGGTAGGTCTGGCTCATCTTCAGACCGGAAGAACAAATCCAGAACATCTCAGAGAAGAAGCAGGTCCAATTCAAGCccagaaatgaagaaatcacGCATTTCTTCAAGGCGGAGCAGATCTCTGTCTTCACCACGGTCCAAAGCAAAATCTCGCTTGTCTTTGAGGCGCAGCCTTTCAGGGTCTTCCCCGTGCCCTAAACAAAAGTCACAGACGCCACCCAGGCGCAGTCGCTCTGGATCCTCCCAACCTAAAGCTAAATCTAGAACGCCACATAGACGCAGTCGCTCCAGTTCTTCTCCGCCACCTAAACAGAAATCTAAAACACCATCAAGACAAAGTCATTCCAGTTCATCTCCTCATTCTAAAGTGAAATCTGGAACACCACCGAGGCAAGGGTCCATAACAAGTCCCCAGGCCAATGAGCAATCTGTAACGCCACAAAGACGGAGCTGTTTTGAATCATCACCTGACCCTGAGTTGAAATCTAGGACCCCTTCTAGACATAGTTGCTCAGGGTCCTCTCCTCCTAGAGTGAAATCTAGCACACCTCCCAGACAGAGCCCATCTAGGTCATTATCTCCACAACCCAAAGTGAAGGCGGTAATATCACCAAGGCAAAGAAGCCATTCTGGCTCCTCTTCTCCAAGTCCTAGTAGGGTGACATCGAGAACAACTCCACGGCAAAGCAGATCAGTATCTCCCTGCTCTAACGTGGAATCCAGATTGTTGCCAAGATACAGTCATTCTAGGTCCTCCTCACCGGATACCAAAGTGAAACCTGAAACACCACCAAGACAAAGTCACTCAGGGTCTGTTTCACCACACCCCAAAGTAAAGGCCCAAACTTCACCAGGGCCAAGTCTTTCTGGATCAAAGTCGCCATGTCCCCAAGAGAAGTCTAAAGACTCACTAGTTCAAAGTTGCCCTGGATCCTTCTCTCTGTGTGCGGGAGTAAAATCTAGCACACCACCAGGCGAGAGCTATTTTGGACTCTCATCTCTGCAACTGAAGGGACAATCTCAAACTTCATCAGACCACGGATCTGATACTTCAAGTCCAGAAGTGAGACAGAGTCACTCAGAATCACCATCTCTGCAGAGCAAATCTCAAACATCGCCTAAGGGAGGGCAGTCCAGGTCTTCATCTCCAGTCACTGAGCTGGCATCCAGATCTCCAATAAGACAAGATAGAGGTGAGTTGTCAGCTAGTCCTACATTGAAATCCGGAATGTCTCCTGAGCTGAGCAGGTTCCAGTCTGACTCTTCTTCACATCCTGCAGTGGACTCAAATTCTCTCTTGGGGCAGAGTAGATTGGAGacttctgaatcaaaagagaaaatggcCTTACTCCCTCAGGAGGATGCTACTGCATCACCTCCTAGACAAAGAGACAAATTTAGTCCTTTTCCAGTACAGGATAGACCTGAGTCTTCACTAGTGTTCAAAGACACACCTAGAACCCTGTCAAGGGACAGAAGTGGTGCTGGGTCATCTCCAGAAACAAAAGAGCAAAATAGTGCATTGCCTACATCAAGCCAAGATGAAGAGTTAATGGAGGTGATAGAGAAGTCTGAAGAACCCACAAGCCAAGTCCTGTCTCATTTGTCTTCAGAACTTAAAGAAATGTCTGCAAGTAACTTTGAATCATCTCCTGAAGTAGAAGAAAGGCCTGCTGTGTCTTTGACTCTTGATCAGAGCCAGTCACAGGCTGCTTTGGAAGCAGTAGAAATTCCTGCAATGGCCTCATCTTGGGGTGGGCCACAGTTTTCTCCAGAACATAAAGAACTGTCTAACTCCCCACTCAGGGAGAACAGCTTTGAATCATCTTTAGAATTTAGAAACTCAGGCCCACTTGGTACAGAAATGAATACTGGATTTTCTTCTGAGGTTAAAGAAGATTTGAATAGACCTTTTGTTAATCAGCTGGAAACAGATCCATCTCTAGACATGAAAGAACAATCGACAAGATCCTCTAGACGCAGCAGTTGTGAGTTATCCCCAGATGCAGTGGAAAAGGCAGGGATGTCTTCAAATCAGAGCGTCTCTTCACCTGTGCTTGATGCTGTACCGAGAACACCCTCAAGAGAAAGAAGTAGTTCTGCATCTTCTCCTGAAATGAAAGATGGTTTACCCAGAACTCCATCAAGGAGAAGCAGGTCTGGGTCTTCTCCAGGACTTAGAGATGGGTCTGGGACTCCCTCGAGGCACAGCCTGTCTGGGTCCTCTCCTGGAATGAAAGATATACCTAGAACACCATCCAGAGGGAGAAGCGAATGTGATTCTTCGCCAGAACCGAAAGCTttgcctcagactcctaggcCGAGGAGTCGTTCTCCATCATCCCCAGAGCTCAACAACAAGTGTCTTACCCCCCAGAGAGAAAGAAGTGGGTCAGAATCATCAGTTGATCAGAAAACTGTGGCTCGGACTCCCTTGGGGCAGAGAAGTCGTTCGGCATCCTCTCAAGAACTTGATGTGAAACCCAGTGCATCCCCTCAGGAAAGAAGTGAGTCAGACTCTTCTCCAGATTCTAAAGCCAAGACTCGAACCCCACTTCGGCAGAGGAGTCGCTCTGGATCATCTCCAGAGGTTGACAGCAAATCTCGACCTTCTCCTCGGCGCAGTAGGTCTGGTTCCTCCCCTGAAGTGAAAGATAAGCCAAGAGCAGCACCGAGGGCACAGAGTGGTTCTGATTCCTCTCCTGAACCTAAAGCTCCAGCCCCTCGGGCCCTTCCCAGACGAAGCAGATCAGGTTCGTCAAGCAAAGGTAGAGGCCCTTCTCCTGAAGGAAGCAGCAGTACCGAGTCGTCTCCTGAACATCCGCCCAAATCCAGAACTGCTCGCAGAGGTTCCAGGTCATCACCAGAGCCCAAGACCAAGTCTCGTACACCACCTCGACGTCGCAGTTCTCGATCATCTCCTGAGCTAACGAGGAAGGCCAGACTCTCCCGTAGAAGCCGTTCTGCCTCATCCTCACCAGAAACTCGCTCTAGAACTCCCCCAAGGCGCCGGAGAAGTCCTTCAGTGTCTTCCCCGGAGCCAGTCGAAAAGTCGAGGTCTTCACGCCGACGGCGCTCAGCTTCATCTCCACGCACTAAGACAACCTCAAGGAGAGGCCGCTCTCCTTCACCAAAGCCTCGTGGACTACAGAGGTCCCGTTCCCGCTCAAGGAGAGAGAAAACCAGAACAACCCGACGTCGAGATAGGTCTGGATCTTCTCAGTCAACCTCTCGGCGAAGACAGCGGAGCCGGTCAAGGTCACGGGTTACTCGGCGACGGAGGGGAGGCTCTGGTTATCACTCAAGGTCCCCTGCCCGGCAGGAAAGTTCCCGGACCTCCTCTCGACGCCGAAGAGGCCGCTCTCGGACACCCCCAACCAGTCGGAAGCGTTCTCGCTCACGGACATCACCAGCCCCGTGGAAACGCTCTAGATCTCGAGCCTCTCCAGCCACTCACCGGCGATCCAGGTCCAGAACCCCCCTGATAAGCCGACGTAGGTCTAGGTCTCGAACTTCACCAGTCAGCCGGAGACGGTCAAGGTCCAGGACTTCAGTGACTCGACGAAGATCCCGGTCAAGAGCATCCCCAGTGAGCAGAAGGCGATCCAGATCCAGAACACCCCCAGTAACCCGTCGTCGTTCAAGGTCCAGAACACCAACAACACGCCGGCGCTCCCGTTCTAGAACTCCACCAGTGACACGCAGAAGGTCCAGATCTAGGACTCCACCAGTAACCAGGAGGCGATCTCGAAGCAGAACTTCACCTATCACTCGCAGAAGATCAAGATCCAGAACATCGCCGGTCACCCGAAGGAGGTCTCGATCTCGCACATCTCCAGTAACTCGAAGAAGGTCCCGCTCTCGAACCTCACCAGTGACACGCCGCCGCTCTAGGTCCCGGACACCTCCAGCTATTCGGCGCCGCTCTAGGTCTCGAACACCGCTGTTGCCACGCAAACGTTCTCGAAGTCGCTCACCACTTGCTATCCGCCGCCGCTCCAGATCCCGTACTCCACGAACAGCTCGGGGCAAACGGTCCTTGACAAGATCTCCTCCAGCCATCCGCAGGCGTTCTGCATCTGGAAGTAGTTCTGATCGTTCACGATCTGCTACTCCTCCAGCAACAAGAAATCATTCTGGTTCGCGGACACCTCCAGTAGCACTCAACAGCTCCAGAATGAGCTGCTTTAGTCGTCCTAGCATGTCCCCAACACCTCTTGACCGCTGCAGATCACCTGGAATGCTTGAACCCCTTGGCAGCTCTAGAACACCCATGTCTGTCCTGCAGCAAGCCGGTGGCTCCATGATGGATGGTCCAGGTCCCCGAATACCTGACCACCAGAGAACATCTGTGCCAGAAAATCATGCTCAGTCCAGGATTGCACTTGCCCTGACCGCTATCAGTCTTGGCACTGCTCGGCCTCCTCCGTCCATGTCTGCTGCTGGCCTTGCTGCAAGAATGTCCCAGGTTCCAGCCCCAGTGCCTCTCATGAGTCTCAGAACCGCCCCAGCAGCCAACCTTGCTAGCAGGATTCCTGCAGCCTCTGCGGCAGCCATGAACCTAGCCAGCGCCAGGACACCTGCCATCCCAACACCAGTGAACTTGGCTGACACGCGAACGCCAGCTGCAGCAGCGGCCATGAACTTGGCCAGCCCCAGAACAGCAGTGGCACCTTCGGCTGTGAACCTGGCTGACCCTCGCACTCCCACAGCCCCAGCTGTGAACCTAGCAGGGGCCAGAACCCCAGCCGCCTTGGCAGCTCTGAGTCTCACAGGCTCTGGCACCCCACCAACTGCTGCAAACTATCCCTCCAGCTCCAGAACACCACAGGCTCCAGCCTCTGCAAACCTGGTGGGTCCTCGGTCTGCACATGCCACAGCTCCTGTGAATATTGCTGGCTCCAGAACCGCGGCAGCCTTGGCCCCCGCGAGCCTCTCCAGTGCTAGGATGGCTCCAACATTGTCTGGTGCAAACCTCACCAGCCCCAGGGTGCCCCTCTCTGCCTACGAGCGTGTCAGTGGCAGAACCTCACCACCGCTCCTTGACCGAGCCAGGTCCAGAACACCACCGTCTGCCCCAAGCCAGTCTAGAATGACCTCTGAACgggctccctccccttcctctagAATGGGCCAGGCTCCTTCACAGTCTCTTCTCCCTCCAGCACAGGATCAGCCAAGGTCTCCTGTGCCTTCCGCTTTTTCAGATCAGTCCCGTTCTTTGATTGCCCAGACCACCCCCGTAGCAGGGTCTCAGTCCCTTTCCTCTGGGGCGGTGGCAATGACCACGTCCTCTGCTGGTGACCACAATGGCATGCTCTCTGTCCCTGCCCCCGGGGTGCCCCACTCTGAAGTGGGGGAGCCACCTGCCTCTACTGGGGCCCAGCAGCCTTCTGCATTAGCCGCCCTGCAGCCAGCAAAGGAGCGGCGGAGTTCCTCCTCCTCGTCGTCGTCCTCtagctcttcttcctcctcatcttcaTCGTCGTCCTCGTCTTCCTCCTCTGGCTCCAGTTCTAGTGACTCGGAGGGCTCTAGCCTTCCTGTGCAACCTGAGGTGGCACTGAAGAG ggtccccagccccaccccagccccaaagGAGGCTGTTCGAGAGGGACGTCCTCCGGAGCCAACGCCAGCCAAACGGAAGAGGCGCTCTAGCAGTTCCAGTTccagctcttcctcttcctcctcctcctcctcctcctcctcctcttcctcctcctcctcttcctcttcttcgtcctcctcctcctcttcctcctcctcctcttcttcctccccttcccctgctAAGCCTGGCACTCAGGCCTTGCCCAAACCTGCAAGCCCCAAGAAGCCACCCCCTGGCGAGCGGAG GTCCCGCAGTCCCCGGAAGCCAATAGACTCCCTTAGGGACTCTCGGTCCCTCAGCTACTCGCCTGTGGAGCGTCGCCGTCCCTCGCCCCAGCCCTCACCACGGGACCAGCAGAG cagcagtgagcGGGGTTCCCGGAGAGGCCAGCGTGGGGACAGCCGATCCCCCAGCCACAAGCGCAGGAGGGAGACACCTAGCCCTCGGCCCATGAGACACCGCTCCTCCAG GTCTCCATAA
- the SRRM2 gene encoding serine/arginine repetitive matrix protein 2 isoform X4 yields the protein MYNGIGLPTPRGSGTNGYVQRNLSLVRGRRGERPDYKGEEELRRLEAALVKRPNPDILDHERKRRVELRCLELEEMMEEQGYEEQQIQEKVATFRLMLLEKDVNPGGKEETPGQRPAVTETHQLAELNEKKNERLRAAFGISDSYVDGSSFDPQRRAREAKQPAPEPPKPYSLVRESSSSRSPTPKQKKKKKKKDRGRRSESSSPRRERKKSSKKKKHRSESESKKRKHRSPTPKSKRKSKDKKRKRSRSTTPAPKSRRAHRSTSADSASSSDTSRSRRCTDHSEDTVPAL from the exons ATGTACAACGGGATCGGGCTGCCGACGCCCCGGGGCAGCGGCACCAACGGCTACGTCCAGCGCAACCTGTCCCTGGTGCGGGGCCGCCGGGGTGAGCGGCCTGACTACAAGGGAGAGGAGGAACTGCGGCGCCTGGAGGCTGCCCTGGTGAAGCGGCCTAATCCTGACATCCTGGACCACGAGCGCAAGCGGCGCGTCGAGCTGCGATGCCTCGAGCTGGAGGAGATGATGGAAGAGCAGGG GTACGAGGAACAGCAAATTCAGGAGAAAGTGGCGACCTTTCGACTCATGTTGCTGGAGAAGGATGTGAACCCTGGGGGCAAGGAGGAGACCCCAGGGCAGAGGCCAGC GGTCACGGAGACTCACCAGTTGGCAGAATTGAATGAGAAGAAGAATGAAAGACTCCGTGCTGCCTTTGGCATCAGTGATTCTTACGTAGATGGCAGCTCTTTTGATCCTCAGCGTCGTGCCCGAGAAGCTAAACAGCCAGCTCCTGAGCCTCCCAAACCTTACAG CCTTGTTCGGGAGTCTAGCAGTTCTCGCTCACCAACCCCaaagcagaagaagaaaaaaaagaagaaagatagagGACG CAGGTCAGAGAGCAGCTCTCCTCGacgggagagaaagaaaagctcaAAGAAGAAGAAGCACAG GTCAGAATCTGAGTCCAAGAAACGTAAGCATAG GTCTCCCACTCCAAAGAGCAAACGTAAATCTAAGGACAAAAAGCGAAAGCG GTCTCGAAGTACAACACCAGCCCCCAAGAGCCGCCGGGCCCACCGTTCAACTTCTGCTGACTCTGCTTCCTCCTCTGATACTTCCCGCAGTCG GCGCTGCACAGACCATTCGGAAGACACGGTCCCTGCCCTCTAG